One segment of Heteronotia binoei isolate CCM8104 ecotype False Entrance Well chromosome 18, APGP_CSIRO_Hbin_v1, whole genome shotgun sequence DNA contains the following:
- the UBIAD1 gene encoding ubiA prenyltransferase domain-containing protein 1: MEAEEEAEKINIVAENLRESEVEDQGAGLLGSEKALPKTWKHKCASYVLALRPWSFSASLTPVALGSALAYRSQGTLDPGLLIGSAVTVLAVHGAGNLVNTYYDFSKGIDHKKSDDRTLVDRILEPQDVVRFGVFLYTLGCISAACLYCFSTLKLEHLALIYFGGLSSSFLYTGGIGFKYVALGDVVILITFGPLAVMFAYAVQVGYLSAVPFLYAVPLALSTEAILHSNNTRDMESDQQAGIVTLAILIGPTLSYVLYNTLLFLPYLIFCVLATRYTISMALPLLTIPMAFSLERQFRSQSFLKIPQRTAKLNLLSGLFYVFGILLAPPGSLPKL, encoded by the exons ATGGAAGCAGAAGAGGAAGCGGAAAAGATCAATATCGTGGCAGAAAACCTCAGAGAGAGTGAGGTGGAAGATCAGGGGGCAGGTCTGCTTGGTTCTGAAAAGGCCCTTCCCAAAACCTGGAAACACAAATGCGCTTCCTATGTCCTGGCCCTCCGCCCTTGGAGTTTCAGCGCCTCATTAACACCAGTGGCTCTGGGCAGTGCTCTAGCCTATCGGTCCCAGGGGACTCTTGATCCCGGACTGCTGATCGGCAGTGCAGTCACCGTCCTGGCTGTCCATGGTGCTGGGAACCTTGTTAATACCTACTACGACTTCTCCAAAGGCATTGATCACAAGAAGAGTGATGACCGGACTTTGGTCGACCGGATCTTGGAGCCTCAAGACGTTGTCAGATTTGGCGTCTTTTTGTATACCCTCGGCTGCATCTCAGCCGCCTGCCTCTACTGCTTCTCCACCCTGAAGCTGGAGCATCTGGCCCTCATCTACTTTGGAGGACTCTCTAGCTCCTTCCTTTATACTGGAG GAATCGGCTTTAAGTACGTGGCGCTGGGCGACGTGGTGATCCTCATCACCTTTGGGCCGCTGGCTGTGATGTTCGCCTACGCCGTCCAGGTGGGCTACCTGTCTGCCGTGCCCTTCCTCTATGCCGTCCCCCTGGCCCTCAGCACCGAGGCCATCCTCCACAGCAACAACACGCGGGACATGGAGTCTGACCAGCAGGCGGGCATCGTCACCCTGGCCATCCTCATCGGCCCCACCCTCTCCTACGTCCTGTACAACACCCTCCTCTTCTTGCCGTACCTGATCTTCTGCGTCCTCGCCACCCGCTACACCATCAGCATGGCGCTGCCCTTGCTCACCATCCCCATGGCCTTCTCGCTGGAGAGGCAGTTCCGCAGTCAAAGCTTCCTCAAGATCCCCCAAAGGACAGCCAAACTCAACCTCCTCTCAGGACTCTTCTACGTCTTCGGCATCCTCTTGGCACCGCCGGGCTCTCTGCCCAAACTTTAG